Proteins from one Trichoplusia ni isolate ovarian cell line Hi5 chromosome 9, tn1, whole genome shotgun sequence genomic window:
- the LOC113497446 gene encoding uncharacterized protein LOC113497446 — protein sequence MGSPLAPVVANIFMEWFEEKALESASVKPRYWWRYVDDVFAVVTRDGLKDLTSHLNQVHAKIEVTMEEESEGKLPFLDVLVIREPNGRVTHTVYRKPTHTDRYLRADSHHHHSHLSSVPRTLLNRALALCDHKYVDAELRHELSLILDKEEVETSPLRNVLH from the exons ATGGGCTCGCCTCTCGCGCCCGTTgtagcaaacatttttatggagtGGTTCGAAGAAAAAGCACTGGAGTCCGCCAGTGTTAAACCGCGATACTGGTGGCGATATGTTGATGACGTTTTTGCTGTCGTCACCCGGGACGGATTGAAGGATCTGACGTCACACCTTAACCAAGTGCATGCGAAGATAGAGGTCACCATGGAGGAGGAGAGCGAAGGGAAGTTACCGTTCCTGGATGTGCTGGTCATCCGAGAGCCGAACGGACGCGTGACTCACACCGTCTACCGGAAACCGACGCACACAGACCGGTACCTACGAGCCGATTCTCATCACCACCActcacacctatcttcggtgcctcgtacgctgctgaaccgagcactTGCTCTATGCGACCACAAATACGTTGATGCGGAACTAAGGCAT GAACTATCTCTGATCTTGGACAAGGAGGAGGTGGAGACGTCTCCCTTGAGAAATGTCCTTCATTGA